The genomic interval AAATAGTTTTCATCATTGTGgctttaataattatacgatctggttcggattctgcagtctagaaCAAACTGTGAGTCTACGATTCTACATATTCTACGATTCTTGATAAATCTTATTTTTTTAGGAGCGTAGGCCCGTGTATCGAACATTTTACAAAAAATGTGTACGAAACTGTACTGTtcacaaataattaaaaaaaagaattggTGAAGCTTCGCATGCGCTGAAGCTTTCTCGAATAtgattgatatatatatatgcgtACGATATTTCGGAGACTTGGGCATTGAACTGACCATTTTTCTAAATCTTACTTTGATATGCAAtaacaccaaaaacaacataTTGTTAAGTTTGTTCAAATGTCTACAGAGAAAAGTTCTCATGACGACTTCGTTATACAAGTAAGGTATCTGAATTTTTGCTTGTGTTGCTGTTTGATTTAACAACAAACCACATTTCTAAATCAATATCAGGTGTCAAATTAGTTTAACTGCCTAAGGCTGACTCTAAAGTTTTCTAAAGATTTGGTACACAAAAttgttttaatgaaaaactaaaaaaaaaattaattttctttaagCTTTAAAGCGCGACTCTGCGCCTTTAAAAACCTATGGATTAACGGCTAAACAGTTACAAACTATCTAACAGAAAAGTCGGTTTGATGCCAGAAAAAAAGGCCAAATAGTCAACTATTGAAATCAATAGATGCGGAATAACCGACTTAATGTGCAGCGACTGTTCGTATACAATTACAAACTTcttattgtttttctttactGTTTTTGGTCTCGTACAGATAGAAGGGAGTAGTGGTATGTTGTTCATGAACGAAAAAAGGGATCAAAAGATTGAGCGACATATAACGCCATTATAACCGTCgcgattttttatttttatacccggtactcgaaaagcttaaaaatgtattatatttttggtagagtagagtagatgtggatgtgtgtaacagaAGGAAACGTTTTCGGCcgtataaagtatatatattcttgatcagtatTATACAATAAATTATTGTAGTCCAGTAGGCCGACTATCGAGCTGTCATTCGGAATGGAACTTATATTCTCTCGGAAATAAAGCCTCTCTAAATAATAGAAAAgagctctctgtctctatttCTCAATCAAAAATACGAACCATAGAAACGTAacaatatattgtatatgttaCATAAATCATATATTGACAATACCGGGTATAAAACTCACAACGTTTCAGCTCCTTATGTTTTCGAGAAATATTGTTTTCCAAAGATTTTCCAACTAAAAAACATCGCAAggttaattttaaataatttgtagTCAACTTATTTCTTATTtaaggtaaaaaaaaacatttaatacTACTTTTTTTTGCAGATACCATCATTTGACAGCGATGTAAGTAGAAACTAAATATTGTAGTATTAACGGCATTggtggaaagagagagggtgTTATGTAACGCTGCGGTTTGAAACCAGACAGAATATTGGTCATTAGGTGAAAGGGATAGACGGAGTTTAGAAATGTATTATACCATTGagttacataaatcataagatGGAAATATGTATAGCGAAAACTGAGTAACGGGTAGTCTTGACATTTGTGACAACATTTTTGCAAGGACGACTAGGACGGTGCTACAAATTAAGATTTGAAATGTTAAACGATTTTTGATTTGCAGGCGGAAGATCTCTTTGATGATATACTACAAAACGACTCGTTTAATTTTGATAAAAATTTCAACTCCGAGCTTTATATTAAACAGGAACCACATAGCTTGACTGATGCTGAAATAAATGCTATGGCAAAAGATCGACAAAAAAAGGATAACCACAATATGAGTAATCGCACTACATGTGTAGTTTTTTTCCGAGTGGTGATTACTTACTTATATCCTCTGATTTTCAGTTGAGCGCAGACGACGCTTTAATATTAATGACAGGATCAAAGAACTGGGTACCCTTTTGCCAAAAGGTAGTGAAGCTTTTTACGAAGTCGTCCGTGATATTCGACCTAACAAAGGAACAATATTAAAATCATCTGTGGATTATATCAAATGCCTAAAACATGAGGTTACTCGTCTGAGACAAAATGAGTGCCGGCAGCGTCAGATGGAAATACAGAACCGCAAGCTTATGTCTCGCATTAGGGTAAAGTATTAAAATTATATCttccaaaaaaatatgttcGCGGTCATTAATagatataatttatattttttttaggaGCTGGAAATGCAGGCCAAGTCACAAGATATTACTTTATCGGACTACCACGTAACATCAGTATCGGCACCCACCCCAGCAAACTTATATCTCAAAAGTTCAAGCCCTACTCCACCTGTTTCTCAAAGTCGTCGTTCACTTTTGGACGAATTAATAGTTGTTGAAAGAAAAGTAAGTTTCTACACACTAAGTAAATTTTTCCAGCAAAATTAAGTTAAAATTTGTTCTATAAAGATACCAGAAATAAATACCAGCGAAGCCAGCATGGGTATGAATCAGATCGATGAGCTCATGGAAGACTGCAAACACCCGGTTCAAGGCGGCGATCCGATGTTGTCGTCTCATAGTCACATGCTATCTGCTTCACATTCGCCTACTGCTAATCAGCTGAATTGTACCAGCTATGGACCAAAGAGCAGCTCGAATGCAAATTCTGGACTGTTTAACGAAACGCCCAGCGTCAACATTTCAGATGATCTTACCAACTGCTGCAATATCGCTTGCAGCAATTCATGCTGTATTCATCGCCAGTTGCAGACACCTGAAGGCCACACAAATAATTGTCATATAAATAGTCAGCAAAGCAACATGGAATCTGATTCTGTTCAAAACACAGTGTTTGGTAGGCTTGGACATTGCAATGGTGATCACGATCCACTGTTTTCATCATCCCAACGTTCACATGGTCCATTGGACGATGATCAACATCATTCTGTTGGCTTGTCTGCTGCGATGATAAACGATTCGCTTACTTCCTTAGTAGACGAAAGTCAAAGTGAACCTATGATTCTTACTTCTGATACTTTGGATATTGACCTTTGAATCATCAACTTTTGCAATACATCAGTAGTCCAAAGTCTACAAATTAGTATTATGCAGTAGGCGTGGCTGAAATCATCGCAATCACACtatataaatttgttatatacACATGTCATATTAATTATCTACAGTATTGGAAATCCATAGAAAAGTTTggataaaaagaaaattagaAAAAGGCTTGCTCAATGAATTATAGTGAAATTTTGACGTCAATTTTTTGTCTTTTCGCACAAAAACTTAATTAGTATTTACTAATAATTTTATTCATATGTCAAAATGTCCAAATATGTTATAATACATTTAACTTCCTGTGGACTGATTTAAGTCTTTAAGCCATATGTGTGTTATGTATTTAACGATTACTGGAATTACTAATGATTACCAATCCGTAGAACACTGTCAAAATCCTTCTTCCACATTCACATAGATCTTAGTAGAAAAcgagtatataaatatatatgcttTATTTTCCCATAATACATTCCAATTTTGTAAGCAATTCTAATTTTGTAATAGATTACTATGTAGGATATGTATGCAATTATTACGTATCTAAGATTTtcagaagaaattgttttttaatgtttaaatGAAAACTGTTTGATGAGTAGCAGAAGAGTGAATGAAAGTCCTTGTGTTATTGTTATacgaataattattatatattttataataatacTGAGTACAAGATATGTACAACAAATTtgttatatttagtatttgatgctgtatttttcttgtttaaTTGTTACACTTGTTGATTTATATAattgataaattaaattaaaattaaattgtctTTTCTTGAATACATTCCAGCAGTGCTTCTCCACCCGTTCCAGCAAACAGgcttataaaaaaatatttcggCTATCAGTATAACCATAAGATGTGACTTTGGCCCTCACTGACCACTGGTCATATCACAACAAAATCCTGGAAAAGGAATAGAGTATAGAGTTCAAATCGCCCAAGATCCAACCCCAAATCAAGTTGTGGAGAATTTGCGTGTCCGTAAAATCGCACAAATTATCATTCAAAAGGACGCGGGGTCGCCTGAAACTACTGTAATGAaagaaattgtatttttattattttgaacCCTAATTGACTGGGAACATTTACAAACAACCAAAACAGGAAATTCTGGGAGGCTGTAGTGttacaaaagttttcctaTATAAGAAAACTAagcaaaattatatttttctcACAGACGCAAAAATGAAGCTATCGGGCATTTCAGCATGAAAAATATTCACTTCTGAACGATTAAAGATATTTTCATAgcataaattgtatttttattttatcgTACAATATCTTAGAGCTTTCAATGCGTTGCTAAAGTTGCACTTTGGTGTAGGAGCATATGTATTTGCTCAAAGCTCATTTTAAAACTCAGttaaagttttgttgttgatcAAAGTAGTTTTAAAGTCATTTTAAACGAATTTATCATTTTATATTACCATTATTaccggtactcgaagagtataggggtatattagactTTTGGTGAAAGTGTATAGTGTAAAACCCAGAAAGAAGCGTTTCCGGCATCATAAAATACacgtatattcttgatcagcatcaatagcctaGCCGAGCGATATAGCCTTGTCGGCCGTGTCCGTGTTGATTgacgcctagtgctcagagattATAAGACCTAGAAAAACTATATTTTGTAttcagactcctgtgatatcacactgaatcaagTTTGTTTCAACTGACGAAAATCTGTAGCATACAcgattttaaagatacgacaaaatcaaaaactcaTAATCATAGAGATTTACCATATATTCCAGACTGCAGGATCTGAATTAGAGCCGATCATTATCAGACATAAGtatcaaatgaaattttagTCACACACTCTTTCTAATGCGCCAAAACATACCGAGATAGAAGAAAATATTGTACTATTAAACTAACAACCAAACAGGTAAAACTTgagaaattaaaatatttaaatttatgtagGTTTCAGTTAAGACAAATTCGAAAATCGAATGAAAATTAGCCCCCTTTAATATGATCTTATACTATCTTATTCTAGAATTTAAAACcgattttatatacatatacatatttattaagGATCTAATCAATTATTTTCAGCGTAGGACAAATCGAATTCCAATGTTACACTTTAGGTTCTTCAAACGATTCATTTTTTCGCCAATTCAGCCGAAAGCCAATCAAGTCCTTCATATAGCCCATGCCCTTGTGTGGCACAAGTTGCTTGAATAAACCACTAGAAATGGGAAAAGGGGTATTAATACTATTCGCATgctaaacataaaaaatatgtacatgacGGTTTCTTAATTGGTTCAGTCGCAACTTGTCTGTGAGCTCGGCGGCAGTCATTGCATTCGGTAGATCTTGTTTATTAGCAAAAACTAACAGCACAGCATCTTTAAGTTCATCTTCTTGGAGCTAGAATGGAAATATAAATTTTGTTAGTGCATTCGTTAGCTATTGAAAATTTGACTAGGAAAGGAAAATACCATATTCTGAAGTTCCTTTTCGGCCTCATTGATACGATCACGGTCGTTGGAAtccacaacaaaaattaaacctTGCGTATTTTGAAAGTAGTGGCGCCACAATGGTCGAATTTTATCTTGACCACCGACATCCCAAACGGTAAAACATATGTTTTTATATTCCACGGTTTCTACATTGAAACCGATTGTAGGAATGGTTGTCACAATTTCTCCCAGCTTAAGTTTGTAAAGAATGGTCGTCTTTCCAGCTGCATCTAAGCCAACTGCGTTCGAAAATAGCGTTTAATGCgcataattaaacaaaaatcataaaaaaaagagtataGATAATTTTCATAACTATCACGACTATTTGTAGTATAGCCACCACCTAGAACAATTCACAACTTTTTAAACATACCCATTAGAATACGCATTTGCTTTTTGCCAAAAAGACGTGTCAAGAGGCTAGATATAGTCAACCccatattatttttttattgcttaAGCAGCGATAAATTTTGTACTAAGTAaaatgtgtttcttttttttctatttcaaTTGACGTGTAAGCAATTTATGTAGTGAGGCAGTGAActgtcaaaataaaaaatagtacTACACTAAAAATACTAGAATTTAGTCGGTATTTTCTATGCCAccaaatattacaaaaaaaataataggcTCTGCACACTGAGCCCATCCCGGGGGATTTTATCGCTTAGGTCTGCGCATCGGCCAACATCTATTTTTCATCCCAAACACctatgtagtttttttttttggaggtACCCGAAGGAGAGATCTGATCGGGTCAAGATTTGCTATGCATAATTTGGTTACACGTTTTAAACGATGTCAAGGATCTCATCAACACGCAAAAAAATTCCAGAATGATTTATTGGAAGTgctgaaaaataataataaataagtttCTAATTACACAATATTTTGCGATTGCAGATCGTATCTGTTCTGCTGACTGATTAGTCATCAGACCTATTGCTGCTATCGGGCTGTTCGCATATTTTGCTGATGAACCACAGCCCAAATAATTGCTACATCCTTCATCATCCattataagaaaaaaattaaaaaattttccGCGAAAATTTAATGGACTTGTTTTTGACGGATGGTGCCAGTGTGAATCGGAGTTTCACTTCTGTAAATAAATCCCACCGTTCCCCGTAAGGCCGTAcgagccacccagccaccaaCTAGCTCAGCGCCTACTCCATGAGCCAACGCATGCATCTTGAAACGTGTATGTGCGCGGATAGTGTCTGGCGGCAGCCTGTTGAAAGGTGATAATTCCGCAGAGGAGGTCTCGACCATTTCGTCACGCACGGATACCGGCGCACACTTATACACCAACGGAGAGAAACACAGAACCCAGCCACTTAAACTGCTGATTTATAAGTACCCAGAAATCGTGATATAACAATAAACGACGAAAGCCAATGTCTAAACAAACGAAAGAGTCAATTTGTTTGCATGTGTTATTTAATGAGCATGCGACTACGCTTTACCAAATCCGATCTTAGCACGAGCTCTGCGCAAAACTCCACACTCCAACTCCTAACGGTAACACACACTGCTATTACATTCTGCAAAATTCTGATAGTGTGCTAAAATATATAATAGTCTATCAAAATTAGCTCAGACAATGCTAATATAGTGCTGGTTTAAAATACATTGCGTAAACGATTTTTtcgaatttcaatttaattaaaccaATATTAGGTTTAagaatgaaaatatttcaagtgGTATATTTCTTCATTCAAGCTTCATTGATTACTTTCTTCGTGTGTTTCTACTTAGTACTTTAAACGCACAAACGCCGGGAATATCATGAGGTCTGTATATAAACGCAATACAATGAGCTTTTCATTAACAAGTTATATTTTCCGATAGGGAACATATTGCttcacaaaatattatttctTAAACTGTTACATAAGTACCCTGAATATTTTTTGCTTACACATATTTGATTACTGAGTAAGTaagtaatttatttattaaaatatgtataaacaACTTATGCCATGTCATAATATTTTgtgatttaatttaaatatgtatttaagcctaaaaatatttctttaaaaaattattgttCATCCCTAGAATTTTAAACCTTACATTTTGGAAAGTGGTCGATCGGTGTTTATCGGTTATGCATGtcttttaatttctttttaaattatttttggaaaCGAATATTTGGTAACTCAAATATTATACATAAGTGCATGTTTATTCGTACATACGCATTCATGTATTTATCTATCTATTTAAGTGTCTAAGCATAGGTGCCACAAAAATAATATCAGTGGTGTGTTGCTTGTTATTTTCTGGATTTCGTTGTCCTGTTAAGACTATTTGTCATATTGCtgaattgttattttttaactACAACATTAATCGATAACTTTATTAAAAACATGCATTAAAAATCCATACCTCTGCCTATATAGTTGTGTTGTTTACGCATGCCGTTGTTGggacgtacatatgtatgtatatagacaAAAACATTCTACGCTATACAAATTTTGTAATTATATATATGCATTTTAACACTTGAGTTGTCCAAAAAACTTACAATGCATCAAGATACTTTTTCAGATTCTGAAACATAAAACGGTctatatacataaatttcGGAAATTTACTAAGGGAATAAAACTCaggaaataaaattatatataataacCTAACACATACATATTCCTGCATTGGTGTATGTACGCATGTGAGAAATGATTTGGTACGTCCTGTGAAGTACAAAAAGTGTATAATGGATACAAACTTCGTTGACATGGCATACGAACGTTATGGAATACTAGTACAAAATGAACAATACGATGAAGATTTAACAAAGCCTGATGACATTCAAAAAATTAATATCAACAATGGTGAGTTTTGTAGACtgcttttaattttcaaatgttctaacatatgtacaatttacacatatgtatatgttttttgtttgaagcCGTTTTTATTCCGGACGGCATTTCCAGCAGCAGTCAAATAAATgcacaaagaaataaaatgtttGATTCGTTCCTTCAGTCGGAAACTCAGTTTAGTGAAAACATAATGAATACAAGTATGCATGGAAAACAGTTACTGAAAGCATCGGAGAACGTTTGCCCATCTAAAATGTAAGAAAAGTCGTTTAagtcgtatgtacatacatatgatgttcacatacaatacataaaaatatatgttctGTTGCGTAAATTTTGTCTAAAacgttttatatttatttgtagaaAGAAGAATGCCAAGCACTATTTGACAAACTTTGAAATGGCGGAAAACAGCGATTGCTCCGAACAGCACGAAATTTCAAAGGCGTTGGTAAATTGCCTTCAAAACAATGTAAGAGAAATAAAAGAGTCTGATATTGGCAACCGCATTACTGAAACTTCCGAAACAATTGGGCTTATATCATCTGGAAAGTCGAGACGCTGGGAACAAAAACTAGTTCAAATTAAAACAATGGAAGGGGAATTCAGTGTAACTATGTGGGCATCTGGAACATCCGAT from Drosophila pseudoobscura strain MV-25-SWS-2005 chromosome 5, UCI_Dpse_MV25, whole genome shotgun sequence carries:
- the Mitf gene encoding microphthalmia-associated transcription factor isoform X3; its protein translation is MTESGIDLGFDMEFDDLSLNLLNDNDNMDLLPNVTVAGSSENVEFYELKSSTRSLRSDEIPTFKTATPTSRTQLKLQLQREQQQQEQQQQMMVQQLISPDPKMQLLFGMGQGSTESEFINSNSTSACGSGSSSLEQISQFVQRDRLPSSSPVKLKVPLQSIGVDVPPQVLQVSTVLENPTRYHVIQKQKNQVRQFLSESFKPSVWGCHNTDTKAANTSVSTGNLHNSSLVNSCPPIERSNSYRCEITSSGKRTMHSDESMQISPFGASFLRTGNCNDHVSSRSINPQSSEESTEIVNKTQGYVKRNSSLNSSITTRTASGIINTMPTSSTTSSLHSISAPISPSLSSVATSASEIPSFDSDAEDLFDDILQNDSFNFDKNFNSELYIKQEPHSLTDAEINAMAKDRQKKDNHNMIERRRRFNINDRIKELGTLLPKGSEAFYEVVRDIRPNKGTILKSSVDYIKCLKHEVTRLRQNECRQRQMEIQNRKLMSRIRELEMQAKSQDITLSDYHVTSVSAPTPANLYLKSSSPTPPVSQSRRSLLDELIVVERKIPEINTSEASMGMNQIDELMEDCKHPVQGGDPMLSSHSHMLSASHSPTANQLNCTSYGPKSSSNANSGLFNETPSVNISDDLTNCCNIACSNSCCIHRQLQTPEGHTNNCHINSQQSNMESDSVQNTVFGRLGHCNGDHDPLFSSSQRSHGPLDDDQHHSVGLSAAMINDSLTSLVDESQSEPMILTSDTLDIDL
- the Mitf gene encoding microphthalmia-associated transcription factor isoform X5, whose product is MTESGIDLGFDMEFDDLSLNLLNDNDNMDLLPNVTVAGSSENVEFYELKSSTRSLRSDEIPTFKTATPTSRTQLKLQLQREQQQQEQQQQMMVQQLISPDPKMQLLFGMGQGSTESEFINSNSTSACGSGSSSLEQISQFVQRDRLPSSSPVKLKVPLQSIGVDVPPQVLQVSTVLENPTRYHVIQKQKNQVRQFLSESFKPSVWGCHNTDTKAANTSVSTGNLHNSSLVNSCPPIERSNSYRCEITSSGKRTMHSDESMQISPFGASFLRTGNCNDHVSSRSINPQSSEESTEIVNKTQGYVKRNSSLNSSITTRTASGIINTMPTSSTTSSLHSISAPISPSLSSVATSASEAEDLFDDILQNDSFNFDKNFNSELYIKQEPHSLTDAEINAMAKDRQKKDNHNMIERRRRFNINDRIKELGTLLPKGSEAFYEVVRDIRPNKGTILKSSVDYIKCLKHEVTRLRQNECRQRQMEIQNRKLMSRIRELEMQAKSQDITLSDYHVTSVSAPTPANLYLKSSSPTPPVSQSRRSLLDELIVVERKIPEINTSEASMGMNQIDELMEDCKHPVQGGDPMLSSHSHMLSASHSPTANQLNCTSYGPKSSSNANSGLFNETPSVNISDDLTNCCNIACSNSCCIHRQLQTPEGHTNNCHINSQQSNMESDSVQNTVFGRLGHCNGDHDPLFSSSQRSHGPLDDDQHHSVGLSAAMINDSLTSLVDESQSEPMILTSDTLDIDL
- the Arf4 gene encoding ADP-ribosylation factor 2, whose amino-acid sequence is MGLTISSLLTRLFGKKQMRILMVGLDAAGKTTILYKLKLGEIVTTIPTIGFNVETVEYKNICFTVWDVGGQDKIRPLWRHYFQNTQGLIFVVDSNDRDRINEAEKELQNMLQEDELKDAVLLVFANKQDLPNAMTAAELTDKLRLNQLRNRHWFIQATCATQGHGLYEGLDWLSAELAKK